In Chitinophaga oryzae, the sequence ACAACAATGATGATAATACGTGGGTAGTGCAACAGGGACAGCTGGCGCCTGAAAATATGGGCATCACCGGTACCATCTGGGGAAGAAGTTACCGCAGCATCCGGGAATGCAACTATGGGCTCAACAATATCGACAGCGTAGCCATGAGTACCGCGCATCGCAAGCGGTTGAAGGCAGAGCTGCGTTTTATCCGCGCCTACCGCTATCATGACCTGATCCGCAACTATGGCGGCGTTATCATGATGGGTGACCGGGAATACAGTTTACAGGACAATCTCAACGACCCTGCTTTATTCAACAGGGCTACTTTGCAGCAGTCGATGGATTATGCTGTCTCCGAGCTGACAGCAGCTGCGGCAGACCTTCCGGCTGACAACAACAGCACCGACTGGCTGCCCGGCAGGGCTACCCAGGGAGCTGCGCTGGCGCTGAAAGCCCGCCTGCTGTTATATGCTGCCAGTCCGCTCTACAATGCTGGCACCTGGCAGGCGGCGGCGGATGCTGCGAAAGCGGTGATGTCACTCTCTAAATACAATATCGCGCCCGACTATACGCAGCTGTTCCTGAACAGTAACAACAACGAAATCATTTTCGCACGGCAGTTCACCATCGGCGCCCGCCATGTATGCCTCGAAATTTCCAACGGTCCCAACGGGTACGGCGGATGGGCCGGTAATACACCGCTGCAGAATATGGTGGATGCCTATGAAATGAACAACGGCAAACCTATCACAGACCCCGCTTCAGGCTACGATCCGCAAAATCCGTATGTGAACAGGGATCCCCGTTTCTATGCGACTATTCTCTATAACGGCGCCTCCTACAGGGGATCGGTGATACAAACCTTTACCCCCGGTGGTAAGGACAGTAAGGACGGACCTTCCAACTGGAACGCTTCCAAAACAGGGTATTACCTGCGCAAATTCATGGACGATAAAAACCCGATCGATAATCCCTGGGATGTGGCCGGCTTGCAGCCATGGATCTATATCCGCTACGCCGAAGTACTGCTGAACTATGCCGAAGCGCAAAACGAAGCAGCAGGCCCGGACGCGAGCGTGTACAATGCTGTTAACCAGGTACGGCAGCGCGCCAGCGTTCATCAGCCGGCATTAACACCCGGCCTGACCAAAGACCAGATGCGCGACGCCATCAGAAGAGAAAGACAGGTGGAGCTGGCATTTGAAGAGCATCGATTCTATGATGTCCGCAGATGGAAAGTGGCCAATGTTACCGAAAATATACCGGCCTACGGCATCGATATTACACGTAACAACAACGGCAGCTTCACTTATGCCCGCAAAGTAGCACTGGATAACCGCCTGTTTAAGGAAGCCAATTACTGGTTGCCTGTTCCGAGAGCAGATATCCTGGCATCCAATGCTACCCTGAAACAGAACCCGGGTTATTAAGCTCCGGCATATATCCAACGGGGACAAGCCTGTTGTAAGGTAGTAAGATCGTTGCGCGGGATTTGGAAAATAATCAGCCACTATTTTACTACTTTACAGGCTTGCAACCTTCCTTCTTAATCAAAAGAAGCCTTGCATACCATGCGGCTTTGCGTGCAACCGCCTATGATGAACATGAAAAAAATAACAGGCGCCCTGCTGGGCTGTATGGTCCTGCAGCAGGGCATGTCCCAGCATCAACCGCCGATACGGGTAAATATAGACCTGGCCGCGAAAGCGCAGACCATTCACAATTTCGCAGCATCGGATGCGTGGTCCTGCCAGTTTACCGGTACCTGGCCGGATAATAAAAGAAACCAGCTGGCCGACTGGCTGTTCAGCCGCGATACTACGGCAGATGGCCAGCCCAAAGGCATTGGATTGTCCATGTGGCGGTTTAATATCGGCGCCGGCAGCGCCGGGCAAGGCGATAGCAGCGGTATCCGCGACGAATGGCGCCGTGCTGACTGTTTCCTGGGTGCCGACAACCACTACGACTGGCAAAAGGCTGCCGGGCAGATATGGTTCCTGAATGCCGCCAAAGCAAGGGGCGTACAGCAGTTCCTCGGCTTCCTGAACAGCCCGCCCGTGGCGTTTACACGCAACGGTAAAGCATTTGCCGATAAAGGACAATGTAACCTGTCGCCTGAGCAATATCCGGCTGTTGCCGGTTTCCTGAAAGATGTAGTGCTGGGAGTGAAGCGGTTGACCGGGATTACCTTCGGTTTTGTGAGTCCTGTAAACGAGCCTCAATGGGACTGGAGCGACGGCGGCCAGGAAGGATGCCCTTATAACAACGAACAGATTTACGGCCTTGTAAAAGCGATCGACCAAACCTTTGGCCGGCATCAGCTGCCCACGCGGATTTTAATACCCGAAGCGGGTAAACTCAATTACCTCTACGCCGGGGAAGATAAGCCTGCCAAAGGAACACAGGTGGCCGCTTTCTTTGATCCGCACAGCCCTGCCTACCTGGGCGATTGTGCTCACATATACAAAGCTGTTGCCGGGCATAGCTACTTTACCACCTCCCCGCAGGACACGGCAGTGGCTATACGCAAACGGTTACATACCGCACTGAAGGGCATTCCCTTCTGGCAGTCGGAATATTGCATACTGGGCGATAATGCGGGGGAAATGAACGGCAGTAAGGTGGACCTGGGCATGGATGCCGCGCTGTACGTAGCAAGGGTGGTCCATACAGACCTTACCGTTGCCAACGCTGCGTCCTGGCAATGGTGGCTGGCGATATCGCCTTATGACTATAAAGATGGACTGATCTATATCGATAAAAACAAGACCGACGGGCAAATACACGATACTAAAATGTTATGGGTATTGGGTAACTACAGCCGCTTTATACGGCCCGGAGCGCAACGGGTAGCCGTGCAGTGGAAAGAGGAAAACACTACCCGCGACATCCTCGTGTCGGCCTACCGGAATAAAGACAATACGCTCGCCGTGGTGATCGTCAACAGCAGCGCCGCCGATGTTACCATTGAGGTGGATGGCAAAGGGATACCCCGCGGCAACAGACGCAGCTATACCACCAGCGACAAAGGTAACCTGCTGCCGGCTAACGTAAACGGCCGTACGCTGGTGGCGCCGGCACGGTCTGTCGTAACAATAACGCAACAATTAAATATCCATAAACAGTAACCAATGAAGAAAATCAGCGTTATCATATGTATGATATTATACTGCGTACAGCTCAGTGCACAACACTCGTTTCAGTTAGGGGACTCCACCTTTTTGCTGGACGGGAAACCGTTTCAGATGATCTCAGGGGAAATCCATTACCTGCGTGTGCCCCGTGAATCATGGCGGGACAGGGTGAGGATGGCCAAAGCCATGGGATTGAATACCATCGGCACCTACGTCTTCTGGAATATGCATGAGCCGGAACAGGGGCAGTATAATTTCTCCGGTAACAACGATGTGGCCGCCTTTGTGAAAATATGCCAGGAAGAAGGGATGTGGGTGATTTTACGTCCCAGCCCCTATGCCTGCGCTGAATGGGAATTTGGCGGTTACCCCTATTGGCTGCAGGAAATAAAAGGGCTGGAAGTAAGAAGCAAAGAGCCGCAGTACCTGAAGGCTTATAATAACTATATTAAAGCGGTAGGGAAACAACTCGCGCCCCTGCAGATTAATCATGGAGGCAACATCCTGATGGTGCAGGTGGAAAACGAATATGGCTCCTATTCCAACGACAAGTCTTATCTTGAGATCAATCGCAAAATGTTCGTGGATGCAGGCTTCGACGGCCTGCTGTATACCTGCGATCCCGCGGCGGACGTAGCCAAAGGCCATTTGCCAGGCTTACTGCCGGCAGTGAACGGTGTAGACGACCCCGAAAAAGTGAAACAACTGGTCAGAGAAAATCACAACGGCAAAGGCCCTTTCTATATCGCAGAATGGTATCCCGCCTGGTTCGACTCCTGGGGTGAGAAGCACCATACCGTTCCCTACAAAGACTTCCTTACCCGTTTGGACCGTGTATTGGCAGCGGGCATTTCCATCAACATGTACATGTTTCATGGCGGTACCACCCGTGGTTATATGAATGGCGCCAACTACAGCGAGGCTGCCCCTTACTCGCCACAGATCAGCAGTTACGACTACGATGCTCCGCTGGACGAAGCCGGCAACGCCACGCCTAAATTCATGGAGTTCAGAAAAATAATCGCCCGGCATCTGGCGACGGGAGCGACCTTGTCGGAAGTGCCGGCTAAAAAACCGGCGATAACAACACCTGTCATTACTTTTGAGCGCAGCTGCCCGATGTTCAGCCAACTGCCTGCCGCGGTAAAAAGCGTACATCCGTTAACGTTTGAAGACCTGAAACAGGCTTATGGTTTTGTGTTATACCGTACCACGATTAAAGGCGGTGTCAGCGGCACATTGAAAATCAAAGACCTCCGCGATTACGGACTGGTGTTCGTCAACGGCAAAAGAGTGGCTGTTCTCGACAGGCGCCTGAAGCAGGACAGCACTGCCATCACACTCCCTGCGGGCAAGGTGACGCTGGAGATCCTGGTTGAAAACCTCGGACGCATCAACTTCGGTCCTTACCTCCTGAAAAACAGGAAAGGAATAGACGGAGAGGTGCTGTTTAACGGACAGGCTATTCAGCAGTGGCAGCAGTTCAGGCTGCCGTATGAACAGCAACCGGCCATCAAACCGGCAGCGGTGGGAGCAGACGCGCCGGTATTGAAGGAGGGCCATTTTACGCTGAGCGCCAAAGGAGATACCTACCTGGACATGAGCAAATGGGGGAAAGGCGTGGTGTGGATCAATGGCCATCACCTGGGGCGTTACTGGCAGGTAGGCCCGCAGCAAACGCTGTATGTGCCGGCGGAATGGCTGAAAACGGGCGGCAATAAAATTACCGTGCTGGAACTGATCAAACCTGGCGAAAACCAGGTACAGGGGCTGGACCATCCGATACTGGACGTGTTACAATAGAACATTCATAACGATAGCAACATAAAGAGGTTGGTTCGATGAGCGAATCAACCTCTTTCGTTTTTATACACTTAATTTGATCCATACACCGCTGAACTGGTAGTTGACAGTCGGTCCGCTCGGGAGCGTGAAACTGATCTGCGTCAGGGGAAGAGGGCCGTTGTTGTTAAGGGTATAAGGCCCCACATAGCCGTAGGCAGAGTCATACAGTTCCGTCTCATTAAGCGCAATGGTATGGTTCAGATTTTCCACCACTACCAGGTGCGCTTCTTTGGGACCAGGCTTTTGAGTGTAGTTGACAGGCCCGTTGACAAGCCCGTACGCCGGTTGTGTGGTGATCAGGTCGATCTCTGTCGCCAGCAGGTCTGTGCCTGCGCCCACGTTGGTCACCTGGATGTGTTGCAGGATACCGGCGGCGCTGTTATTGTAGTAGACAATAATGTTCTGAACTGCCAGTCCGAACTGCCTGGCCACAAAAGCCAGCGCTGACGGCGGGTTGTAGTCATTTACCGGCGCCTGGTACCGATAGGTGGCAGTGGGCGTGGGAGCCAGCAGGTTGAGCAGCAGATTACCGGTTATCTGGTAAATACGCTGGGCAAAAGCGGCAGGCCCGGGCGCGGTATAACGCTGCGCGACGTTACCGGTGTTCAGAATGTCGGGGAGCGTAGCGCTGCCCAGATGGGTTAAGGCAGCAGCGAGTGCGAAGGCGCCACAGCTGTTGGTAGTGGTTTGCTGTACGCCCTGGTAAGCATTAAAAGCCATAAGATAAGGTTTTAGTTGTTAGAGAAATTTGATGATATAGTACACGTAGACATTTTTAGCTCTTGTTTCCGTGCTGGTGCGTACATTCCCGGGAGGGGCCATGCTGTCGGAAGGGTTGCCTGTGAGGTTATCGCCGGCGGTGATGGGACTTCCCGTACCGCTGCTGCCGACAGGCCCGGATGGTTGCCCTGGTTCTTTGTAGATATGCTGATGTAACTGCAGGGCATCTTCCTGTAGGGAACCTACTTCACTGCTGGTGTCGCCGTTGGCCAGCTTCCTGCTGCCGGCGTCAGGATCGCGGCCGCTGCCCATGTCTGTCATACGAAAGAAATATCCCCGGTAGTCCGGAACGGAAAACTCATCGTCTTTTTCTTTACCGGTGTTGTACTGTTTGCCCAACACATGATACAGGATGGGATATTCCAGTTGGGATAAGGTCCTCCCGTCGCAAAGCATCCAGCCGCAGGTATTGACCATGCTCTCGAAATCTGCCGGCCGGGAATATTGTTCCGTTATCTTTCCCGCAAAGGCCATGACGGCTCCGGGTGGGACACAGGAAGGCATTACCGGCAAATGGCCGGCATACAAAGGCGCTGGTATCATAACTGTTAAGGATGAGGCTGTGAAGTGAATTCGGGGAGCTCGCTGCTTTCCTGTACCACCTGCATCGCAGTAGGCAAGGATATCTCCCAGGTATGTTCTATCTCCGTATAATCGTTATCGTTATAGACCGATTTCAGGTGTGCGGCTATGCGGGTGTCTGCGGAGTTGACCGGCACAAAAGGATAAGGCGCAGGCCATATAATGCCGGACGACAGGTAGTACAGCAGCTGGAAATTGAAGGATGGCCGCACCGGCAGCAGTACCCGCGCCCGCTGCGCCTGCAGGAAGGGCCTCAGTGAATCGTCGCGGCCCTGCAGTGCGTAACTGAAAACGGAAGGGCTGTCGTCAAAGAACCACGTCATCTCATCCCATTCCAGCGCTTCGCGAAGAAACTGGTAATAACGGGGTTCGTTGATCTGAAAGGTAGCGGGGTCACCCACTTTGGCGTCGAACACCTGCATCAGCAGGGCGGCACAGCGGCGTTGAAGCGCAGACCTTTCGGTATTGCGCAACAGCTCCGGGTTACCCTGTTCGCCTTCGCCGGCAAGCCTGCTCAGCGTACTAATGTAAACGGATATACGTTTTTGCCACGCTTCGCTGATCTGGCGGTACACCTGAGCTTTCCATTCATTCATTTTCTCTTCGGTAACGCTGCATTTGATGCGGACGTTAAGCGTAAAGTCGTTGGGCTTGTAAGGCGGGGTGTCCGGCGTATTCGGCCCGATAACGGACACCGGCAGCTGGCCTTTCTCGCCGTCCATGTCCAGCGTCTGCGTGCGGGTGCTGTCGGTCAGTTCAAAAAGGGCGCTGCCGGCAATACCGCTGATAGACCTTACCGGCGCTCCGCCGGCGATGATGCCGGTCACAGTAGCCTGTACCGCAAAATAGTTGTCGGGTATGGCGGCGTATTTCTCCGTTTCTCCCGGGCTCAGTATGACGGCAGCATAGGTATAGGGTTCCGGCGGCTGCCGGATAATGTCTACCTGGTAATAGCTGAGCAACTGCGCATAATTGGCGGTAGTGATGTCCGTGTAGGTAGTGATGCCCATTTCCGCCGGCGACAACGGCTTCTGCAGGTCTGTCGCGTTCAGCGACTGCTGCGACCGGATATAGTCCCGCGCCGGTTGTGCTATGCTGAGCTCCAGCAAAAAACGATGCCCGTAGTTTTCTACTGATACACGGTATATTTTATTCAGCCACCGGTAAATACCCCTGAAATGCCCGTCGCCGTGGCGGTTATCAAACAGGCTGCTGGTCACGGATTCCTGCTCGTTGTACTTGCTGAACGACCTGGTCCTGCTGACGCTTTCGCTGATACGGTTTAGGGTGCTGTTCAGGATCCGGCTCACAAACCCGCTGTCCGACTGTATGCTGTCGCTGTCGGGCTTCAGGGTGGACGACCATTTGCCGTTGAGCACCGCCTGCGTAGGTGGGCCATAGGTGGTCGTGAAATTGTCGTAGCTGGTGCTCTGGGTGAAGCCGGCCAGTGTTTTCTTCGCCTCCAGCAGCAGATCGTTGCTTACCTGCTGGTATCTGCTGATATTGCTGGTGTTCTCTGAAGAACGTTCGCTGACTTTTTCCTGGTCGCTGCTCAGCTGCCGCTGCATGATTTTTTTCTGTTCGCCCTTCATCACATTCCGGATACCGGCAATTTCT encodes:
- a CDS encoding RagB/SusD family nutrient uptake outer membrane protein, encoding MKTKKILYGAALVAAGLFSACQKDFLNVTPTDKILGDAILADSALFENYVINRYLSIRLQDKEGEGSNPGFGRGFEYGLWSSITDESIYNNDDNTWVVQQGQLAPENMGITGTIWGRSYRSIRECNYGLNNIDSVAMSTAHRKRLKAELRFIRAYRYHDLIRNYGGVIMMGDREYSLQDNLNDPALFNRATLQQSMDYAVSELTAAAADLPADNNSTDWLPGRATQGAALALKARLLLYAASPLYNAGTWQAAADAAKAVMSLSKYNIAPDYTQLFLNSNNNEIIFARQFTIGARHVCLEISNGPNGYGGWAGNTPLQNMVDAYEMNNGKPITDPASGYDPQNPYVNRDPRFYATILYNGASYRGSVIQTFTPGGKDSKDGPSNWNASKTGYYLRKFMDDKNPIDNPWDVAGLQPWIYIRYAEVLLNYAEAQNEAAGPDASVYNAVNQVRQRASVHQPALTPGLTKDQMRDAIRRERQVELAFEEHRFYDVRRWKVANVTENIPAYGIDITRNNNGSFTYARKVALDNRLFKEANYWLPVPRADILASNATLKQNPGY
- a CDS encoding glycoside hydrolase family 30 protein, which gives rise to MKKITGALLGCMVLQQGMSQHQPPIRVNIDLAAKAQTIHNFAASDAWSCQFTGTWPDNKRNQLADWLFSRDTTADGQPKGIGLSMWRFNIGAGSAGQGDSSGIRDEWRRADCFLGADNHYDWQKAAGQIWFLNAAKARGVQQFLGFLNSPPVAFTRNGKAFADKGQCNLSPEQYPAVAGFLKDVVLGVKRLTGITFGFVSPVNEPQWDWSDGGQEGCPYNNEQIYGLVKAIDQTFGRHQLPTRILIPEAGKLNYLYAGEDKPAKGTQVAAFFDPHSPAYLGDCAHIYKAVAGHSYFTTSPQDTAVAIRKRLHTALKGIPFWQSEYCILGDNAGEMNGSKVDLGMDAALYVARVVHTDLTVANAASWQWWLAISPYDYKDGLIYIDKNKTDGQIHDTKMLWVLGNYSRFIRPGAQRVAVQWKEENTTRDILVSAYRNKDNTLAVVIVNSSAADVTIEVDGKGIPRGNRRSYTTSDKGNLLPANVNGRTLVAPARSVVTITQQLNIHKQ
- a CDS encoding glycoside hydrolase family 35 protein, with product MKKISVIICMILYCVQLSAQHSFQLGDSTFLLDGKPFQMISGEIHYLRVPRESWRDRVRMAKAMGLNTIGTYVFWNMHEPEQGQYNFSGNNDVAAFVKICQEEGMWVILRPSPYACAEWEFGGYPYWLQEIKGLEVRSKEPQYLKAYNNYIKAVGKQLAPLQINHGGNILMVQVENEYGSYSNDKSYLEINRKMFVDAGFDGLLYTCDPAADVAKGHLPGLLPAVNGVDDPEKVKQLVRENHNGKGPFYIAEWYPAWFDSWGEKHHTVPYKDFLTRLDRVLAAGISINMYMFHGGTTRGYMNGANYSEAAPYSPQISSYDYDAPLDEAGNATPKFMEFRKIIARHLATGATLSEVPAKKPAITTPVITFERSCPMFSQLPAAVKSVHPLTFEDLKQAYGFVLYRTTIKGGVSGTLKIKDLRDYGLVFVNGKRVAVLDRRLKQDSTAITLPAGKVTLEILVENLGRINFGPYLLKNRKGIDGEVLFNGQAIQQWQQFRLPYEQQPAIKPAAVGADAPVLKEGHFTLSAKGDTYLDMSKWGKGVVWINGHHLGRYWQVGPQQTLYVPAEWLKTGGNKITVLELIKPGENQVQGLDHPILDVLQ
- a CDS encoding phage tail protein, which gives rise to MIPAPLYAGHLPVMPSCVPPGAVMAFAGKITEQYSRPADFESMVNTCGWMLCDGRTLSQLEYPILYHVLGKQYNTGKEKDDEFSVPDYRGYFFRMTDMGSGRDPDAGSRKLANGDTSSEVGSLQEDALQLHQHIYKEPGQPSGPVGSSGTGSPITAGDNLTGNPSDSMAPPGNVRTSTETRAKNVYVYYIIKFL